Proteins from a single region of Sphaerochaeta globosa str. Buddy:
- a CDS encoding DNA-processing protein DprA yields the protein MDSIQLQALHYESLLKAANGSEAKASYAYEKALECSIIGESLVLHAQTYAQLLGVEAAAISDAYYKIRPLFEAMDTSVSILGWDSPLWPKQVDSFAFRPRFLYVQGNVQLLKQNSVSVIGTRTPSLEGKQLALSCAQALGKAGYVVASGLALGIDGVAHKAALAAGYPTIAVIGTPINAYYPPEHCALQQEIAKVGAVVSRFSPATVTQKWHFLLRNRLMSALSDASVVVEDRDGGGAVRQAAFALEQKKYLFIYQGSVDNHSVLWPRQFANQSRVFVIKKSQDLPRLLNQAKKTREGVGKPKEKNLQLDLF from the coding sequence ATGGACAGCATACAGCTTCAGGCCTTGCATTATGAATCCTTGCTCAAGGCAGCCAATGGCTCCGAGGCTAAGGCTTCCTATGCGTATGAGAAGGCTTTGGAATGCTCGATCATCGGTGAGAGCCTTGTTTTGCATGCCCAGACCTATGCACAATTGCTGGGTGTGGAAGCTGCGGCAATCAGCGATGCTTACTACAAAATCCGCCCGCTCTTTGAAGCAATGGATACTTCTGTTTCCATTCTGGGTTGGGACAGCCCTCTCTGGCCGAAACAGGTTGACTCTTTCGCCTTCCGTCCGAGATTCCTTTATGTGCAGGGTAATGTACAGCTGCTGAAGCAAAACTCGGTTTCGGTCATCGGAACCCGCACTCCTTCCTTGGAGGGAAAGCAGCTTGCTCTTTCCTGTGCCCAGGCACTGGGAAAAGCCGGATATGTGGTGGCAAGTGGTTTGGCCTTGGGTATTGACGGTGTGGCTCATAAAGCTGCCTTGGCAGCAGGATATCCGACCATAGCGGTTATCGGCACCCCGATCAATGCCTACTATCCCCCCGAGCACTGTGCATTGCAGCAGGAAATTGCAAAGGTAGGCGCGGTGGTCAGCAGGTTTTCGCCTGCAACGGTTACCCAGAAATGGCATTTTTTGCTGCGCAACCGCCTGATGAGTGCCCTCAGCGATGCCTCGGTGGTGGTGGAGGACCGCGATGGTGGTGGTGCAGTAAGGCAAGCGGCGTTTGCCTTGGAGCAAAAAAAGTACCTATTCATCTATCAGGGGAGTGTGGACAACCATAGTGTCCTCTGGCCAAGGCAGTTCGCCAATCAGAGCAGGGTGTTCGTGATCAAGAAGAGCCAAGACCTTCCGAGGTTGCTCAATCAAGCAAAAAAGACACGGGAGGGAGTGGGGAAACCCAAAGAAAAGAATCTGCAACTGGACCTCTTCTGA
- a CDS encoding DNA-3-methyladenine glycosylase family protein → MQNETLQLAIETLKQSDPKLHQVIEKVGQLQYEAEQDGFAFLVQVIIGQMLSAKAADTIYARLVARLGKDIDAASISGLDEDLLRSLGIARRKAQTILALAAMVEKNPTLLASLASLGDKECMASLCQYKGIGPWTAKMYLIFVLDRNDILPLEDGAFLQAYRYLYGDEDIETRASVWKPYRSLAARYLYRFLDLGYCS, encoded by the coding sequence ATGCAGAACGAAACACTACAGTTGGCCATTGAAACACTGAAGCAATCCGATCCGAAGTTGCATCAGGTAATTGAGAAGGTTGGACAGCTTCAGTATGAGGCGGAGCAAGACGGTTTTGCTTTTTTGGTGCAAGTAATCATCGGACAAATGCTGTCGGCAAAGGCTGCTGATACCATCTATGCCCGTCTTGTGGCCAGATTGGGAAAAGACATCGATGCAGCAAGCATTTCCGGCCTCGATGAAGATCTTCTGAGAAGCTTGGGAATCGCCCGTAGAAAGGCTCAAACCATTCTTGCTCTTGCCGCCATGGTAGAAAAAAATCCTACCTTGCTTGCTTCGCTGGCTTCTCTTGGCGACAAAGAATGCATGGCAAGCCTCTGCCAATACAAAGGCATCGGACCATGGACGGCAAAGATGTACCTCATATTCGTATTGGACCGAAACGATATACTTCCGCTGGAGGATGGAGCATTCCTGCAAGCCTACCGATACCTCTACGGTGATGAGGATATAGAAACAAGGGCCTCCGTTTGGAAGCCCTATCGTTCACTTGCTGCACGGTATCTCTACCGCTTTCTCGACCTTGGATACTGTTCTTAA
- a CDS encoding MBL fold metallo-hydrolase encodes MKRSIKNNVSWVGRIDWELKKFHGDDYSVNHGSSQNAYLVEEEKTVLIDTIWKPYEKEFRDNLEKEIKLGDIDFIVINHGEVDHSGALPYLMEKIPQTPIYCTANAVKSLVGQYHHPEWNFKVVKTGDSVDVGNGKKLVFVEMRMLHWPDSMATYLTGDNILFSNDAFGQHYGIEELFNDKADQCLLAEEAIKYYANILTPFSSLVKRKIEEIVALNLPIDIIAPSHGAIWRDNPLQIVQQYAAWADAYQEDQITIVYDTMWDGTKQLSHALAAQIQAQSPQTKVKVFNISQTDKNDIMTQVFKSKAIAVGSPTVGKSILSSVGGWLHFLSELQFKGKKAAVYGCYGWSGEGNTILCEELKKSGFTVVDPQVKVNWNPTEQNLSEMQQLAKALLA; translated from the coding sequence ATGAAACGGAGTATCAAGAACAACGTCTCTTGGGTTGGAAGAATCGACTGGGAACTGAAGAAGTTTCATGGTGATGACTACTCGGTCAACCATGGGTCGAGTCAGAATGCCTATCTGGTCGAGGAGGAAAAAACCGTTCTCATCGACACGATTTGGAAACCCTATGAAAAGGAATTCCGGGATAATCTGGAGAAGGAAATCAAGCTTGGGGACATCGACTTCATCGTTATCAACCACGGGGAGGTGGACCATAGCGGTGCTTTGCCGTATCTGATGGAGAAGATTCCTCAGACCCCGATCTATTGCACTGCCAATGCGGTGAAGTCTCTGGTAGGTCAATATCACCATCCCGAATGGAACTTCAAGGTCGTAAAGACCGGCGACAGTGTAGACGTGGGAAATGGTAAGAAACTGGTTTTTGTGGAAATGCGCATGCTCCACTGGCCGGACAGCATGGCAACCTACCTGACAGGGGATAACATCCTGTTCTCCAATGACGCCTTTGGGCAGCACTATGGCATTGAGGAACTCTTCAACGATAAGGCCGACCAATGTCTGCTTGCCGAGGAAGCAATCAAGTACTATGCGAACATCCTCACCCCGTTCTCCTCTCTGGTTAAACGCAAGATAGAAGAGATTGTCGCGCTGAACCTGCCGATCGACATTATTGCACCGAGCCACGGGGCCATCTGGCGGGACAACCCCTTGCAGATTGTTCAGCAGTATGCCGCTTGGGCCGATGCGTATCAGGAAGACCAGATCACCATCGTCTACGATACAATGTGGGACGGGACGAAACAACTGTCCCATGCCCTGGCTGCCCAGATTCAGGCACAAAGCCCCCAGACCAAGGTCAAGGTATTCAACATCAGCCAGACTGACAAGAATGACATCATGACCCAGGTATTCAAGTCAAAGGCAATAGCCGTGGGTTCCCCGACAGTGGGCAAGTCCATACTCTCCTCTGTCGGCGGTTGGCTCCATTTCCTTTCAGAACTACAGTTCAAGGGCAAGAAGGCTGCAGTCTATGGCTGTTATGGCTGGAGCGGAGAGGGAAATACCATCCTGTGTGAGGAGCTGAAGAAGTCGGGCTTTACTGTAGTGGATCCACAGGTCAAGGTGAACTGGAATCCAACGGAGCAAAACCTGTCCGAGATGCAACAGCTTGCAAAAGCTCTGTTGGCTTAA